From Bactrocera oleae isolate idBacOlea1 chromosome 4, idBacOlea1, whole genome shotgun sequence:
TGGGTTTATTTGAAACTAAAAAGTCGAAAGGCGAAAACGTTGACGATCACTTAAGCGCCCGCACAGTaactacatataagtatatttgtatatatataggtatatatgtatatgttagctTTTCTATTGTATGTATTATAACATATATAGTTCCCGCAGTTAACAGCTTGACGTTAGTGTTGCAACAAACAATCGAATGCGCCACAGTTGGCAGACAACCGgccaaataaattaataacaaataataaaactgtcacATGGCCATTGGCCCGAGGACATTTGGAGGCCAAGTGTACGAAAAATATCTAACTCAccaataataaagtaaaaggCCGGGTCGGTTCGTTCAAGCCGTTGCCTATCTGCATGCACATatctatatttgtatgtatgtaaaagcgGCAGCCTCTAGCCGCTAACTGAAAACAGCCAATTAGAGCTTTCACCCAAAAAATGAATGGCTTTTCGCAATTCgcatattttgttcaaattcattcatacatgcaattattaatataatatattcagtgATTTATTAACATCggcattattgttttttttttttgtttttggctgtCATGTTGACTTGCCTCCCGCAGTTATTGCAAATACTTCATTAATTTCCCACATTTCAAATATGTTGTTGACACTAAAATAAAGCACAGCAATAGTTTTGCAAACCTGCTGGCGCATTTCTCCACAGCTGGCCAGTGCGTGTGTGGGTGTAAGTGAGAGACCGCGCCGCTTGGGTGTGCAGACAGCAACTTTATGCAACAAGTGGCAGGCGACATTCACAACTGAAAGCGATGTTGTTGCTACacaatgcaataaatttaagacttgaaaaaaatactaaacatttttaaatcttttaaatatattattttgtttactgTAGAGAAAAATTAAGCAGTTAATGAAACGAATCAGtagttatttcataaaaaattgttgGCAGGCAGAGATAGTATACAAAATGAACTCGttgcttttgtttacatttctcaAATTGTCGTGAATTTTAAGTCCCTCGATCTGTTTGCATCGATCAGCttttatggcaactatatgctatagtagcccgatctgaacaattttctcagatattgtaccgttgctttggacattaatccatgtcaaatttcgtgaagatatcttgtcaaataaaaaattttcttaatttcaatCGAAaaagtttgtacggcagctgcatatatactatagtagtccgatatgaacaatttctttggagaacaATATctttaagatatctcgtcaattaaaaaagttttcttcattccgattgttcagtttttatggcagctgtatgctatataGATGTCCGATAGCTGCtttgagagaaaaggacgtgtgaaacagagaaatttcagattgatatcgcaaatactgagggactagttccctTTATGCCGACGGACGGACGGCcagacagacgggcatagctaaatcgactcagctcgtcatgcggatcatttatatttatagagtctctgacgcttccttctgagtgttcagggtataattataattttactctTTATCCTCCGTTGGGAACTTGAAAGCACTGCCTTgataatattttaagcaaatccTATCCTATCCTATCTAGAGTACGTAGCTGCAAACATTTCAGAGTCACGCTAATGttccaattattttttaacgaaattcACAGTTATAATGACGGTCACAAAATCACTGCATTACATATTTTCGCAACATTTCTAATTAGCTAACCTGTGCATATTTATATTcctctgtatgtatgtgtatttctgCTCCACTATCTCCATTTGCGCCTATCTTGGAAATTACTGAGGCGCACCCATTTATCTGAGCAATTTTAACACATTTGCATTAGGAAAATTGCATTTTAGCCAACTTGTTGCGCGTAATTGACCATGTAAGTACGTGTGTTGCACGCCTTTGCTTTTTCTGCGTGATTTTCATGTGCgccacaacaaacaacaaactgGTCAGCGCCACCGCAAAGTGAGtgcgttgcatgcaacaaagtCACTTGTGTACAAACACATAAATAATGCACCGAGATAGCTATCTCAAGGCACCGATCGCTGATATGATAAACTCAAAGCGTTCGACttgaatacaaatatatgcaattacataccaacatacatacacacacaaggaGGCTTGTAGGCAATTTGCACATATTTGGCATTTTCTAATTTAGTTGccatgaaattaaaattgatgaTCAGCTTATCTGAATAAACTCGTAGAAATTTGCTGTAGATCCTTATCGTTTATAATCGAATTGTTATGGTGGTATTTAAGGtgggtaaatatatacatataaatattctgTATTACTCAATTAGTTGAAATTGTCacattttgtgaatatatataactttattttcAGAATATCCTTAGACCAATGTCTACCCTATTTAAGGGTTTTTATCCACTTGCGagtcagaaaaaaatattttttgtgactTTTTTTGCAGAGGCATTCCATGtccatttattaaataaataaaaaaatatgcatttagaatttttttttgcattgtaaGAACTATTTGCTTTATAGTAAATATAAACCGTTTTGTTCGACAACTTGTCATTTTGAAAGTAATATCATAATGTCACTCTAATAGtcacgcaaaaaaaaaactgtgacaGTCgcttttcacaagcttctcttaagaccattttttcaccagcaaaatcattcgccattgACAGGAACAGGCGGTACTCAATTAGTACCAGGTCcgaactataaggtggatgcataaaatTATCCGAACCAAGCTCCCGACAAGTCTGGAAAATCTCTTTCGATATGTATGTTCTGGCCGCTTCTGAGCGATTTCTTACTTCAGACGATCCAATTGCGGACGGTACAGGTGCGAACTAAGAGTTTAGCCATAGTGAAGCAACTCGTACCAgatgattccctgccaatcctaccaaacacatagcaaaatctTTCTGACCGTTAATCCTAGCTTAACCCTGATTCGATTAAAACCGTATTCGTTGGACTCTTCAAAATTGGGTTGATTGttttgcgattcagcagcgattcgcagttggaaattcggtccatatTAAGCTCCTGGACAATCGAAACTTGATAAGAACATCTGAGAATTCGTTCGGTCCAGCCGAAATGTTCCCGACTCGGAAAAcgtcgtttcgagaaaaacgcgtttaaagttttggaagcCAATTATACTtagccaaaaaaattattataaatacgctcatatctccgataCTATTTGCGGGCTAACTTCAAGTTTTtagagaatattctcaaatatatatacattcaaatatttgtatctacaattgttaaaattcaaatttgatgTGAGTTTAAGGTTAAGATGATAACTATCCAAATTAAATTACCAAATATATTCTCAATGTTAGCCCTAAagatatttcttaatttttcaaaagaaaattttttttttagtattcagTGCTCAGGTATTATGCGGCAAATGAGTGGTCCTTTATGTTCAAAACCTTCTACGAATGTCTAATgaattttttagaattatttttacatCAGAAATAAAGACAGTGTTTTGACATTACCTGCAGAAAAGTGGCCGTATTTGGAAGAAACGTATTATATAATGTTATTTGTGGCACTAGCCTCTAGAGTTGACTTAAAGCTTAGTTCACacgaaatattaattaattaaattcacatttcaaaattaattcttatattaCTTATAAAGCATTTTACTtaagtaatttttctttatcataAATCTTATAAATCTTCAATAAAGCTCCCATAAAGCTCTAATTGTATAAAAATCAGACCTCTTAAAAActatattcattatattttgtaaaagtatTTTGTGTGACGTAATCAgtttcaatacatacatatatatattatatatgatatatacagaGTATATCATTATTACATTGTTCGTACTGCCAAATAAGCTACGTTAAAAAAGCGTTGTGATTTCTCTAGAAAAGTTTTATTCTAAATAACAAGGTAaatataagttaattaaaaactcGGCTGCGTCGCTACAATGATATCTGTATTTGCGAATATGATAAGTAAGTGGTAAGCACATTAATTATAAAGATAATTTTGTTCAGTGGTATAAAGTTTATTAATGAATATAATAAATGCTttatgcttgttgttgtatttggaagcaccttaaaatttatttttgggaaGTCACAACTCATTTTAATCATAGGAAAGACACCTAAAACCGATaagcagatatacatacatagctactAATTTAACTGCAAATGCTGACGTAAGAAGAGAGTGTGCGAGATAGTAAGAGAGAATTTTATTTCGAGAGCTATTGATAACTTATCAAAGTGGAATGGAGCAGGTGTGGAAAGAATTGGCAAGTGTGAAAACGTACGAGGAATTTCCGTAAACTCAGTTTGGGTTGGGTAATAGATGTACTAACAACGTAGTTGACAATGTTTTTTGgagtcatttaaaaaaaatttaacgaaaGTAGGAAATTTGCTGCCTATGGGTtaacttgaaagaaaaatatataaataataattcataaaaCGTTGCTTACTTTTTAATTGatattattatagtttttattttttaattaaaaattatatgtttttttactaattatgtAATCATTTTTTCTTTCACTTCACAGTTCGCTACATAATCAGCTGATTTGCGCATCATCTCTTCTCCGCTTGCAGATATCTACACCTCGCAGCTATATTTGAACGCTTTGGAACCAGTTGCTGCCGCATCTAGTCACTAGAAACACACCACAATGCAGCCGTTACGTACACACTCACGAGCTTTAAAGCTACCTATAGTCTACGCCGCTTTGCTTCTACTCTGCTGTCTATTTGTTGAGAGCTCCCCCGCGCCAAGCAAAGAAGTAATTAGTACGGTAAATTCTACAACTTCggacaacaacaattacaactgCCCAGCTGATTGTCAATGCGTTCTGGCGCAAAACACGCACACACCAGTGCTGCATGCTAAATGTACCAGTTTGGAGGGTTTGCGTTTGTACGAAGCCAAAGAATCCTCACTGCCCATACACTCGCTGGACTTGTCTTACCTGAATTTGAAACGCTTGTCGCATCCGCTGGAGAAGCTACCCAGCGTCACATCGATAGATCTCTCGCACAATGACCTCCACGAATTCGGACATTTGGGACGACGCATTAAGAAGCTGAACCTCAAACACAATCGCATAACATCGAGCAAATTGGTCAAACTGCCGGCGCATGTACAAGTGCTGAATCTACAGCATAACGACATCACATATTTGCCGTTGGATTTGACACGTCTGTCCAATTTGATGACACTCGAGTTGAGTCACAATCAAATTAATTGCTCCTGCGAAACATTGGAGGTGCGCAACTGGCTGCAGGAGCGTCACGTGTTCATGGAACATGCCGTCACTTGTACATATCCCGCTGAAGTTAAAGGTAAGTCGTGGTTGCAGGTCAAACAGTCCGATATTTGTGAGCACGAGAAGAACGGACGCCTCAACGATGAGGAGGATAATGAACTGATGATGGGCGATCAGCCAGTTGAAGGTTCCGGTGACCAGGACGATGAGGATGAGTTGGGTAAGGCATTTATTCCAATCGAGAAAGCAAGCACTGCGAAAACAAGTGTGACACAACTCGATACTGTTGAGGGCTCAGGTGATTTGAGTGATGTGCCTGCGAACTTAGCCATAACAACCGTTTTGCCAGCAGTGGAGAGTTCGCAAGAACATGTTACAACCGATGCGCCACCACTACCCATCGAACAGGAAGAAGATGGAGATGATGGTTCAGGCAGCGGTGCTGGCATACTCATCATCCCCAGTATTACACGCGATCGCATGATCACAGATGATTTTGAAACACCCGATGCGGATGACACCGACGACGCATTCGACAATAAACCGGTGGAGGAACCTAAACCAGCAGAGCAAGAGGAGCATGAACACAAGGAGGCAGCTGATATATTCGGCACCGGTATGGGCATATTTGATACAGATGAAAATGGTGTGAAAAACACAGAAGCTCAAGAGCCGGTTACAGAGGAACCCATTGTACCGGTTGTACACCAGAACGTTGAGGCAGAAGCTGTGCCCGACGTAAGTACCGAAGGCGCAACAAATGGTGAACCTAGCGCCATACTAACCGCTAATGTGAGTGGCGAACAGAAGGACGACAGCAACGCTACATATTTCCTATTGGGCGTGCTTGGTTTCATTGTTTTCGGCTTGATACTATATGTGGGTATCAAGCGGTGCAAAAACAATAGTAATGCCGCACACGATGCTGAAAATCCACGCCAAACCGAATTACTCGACATGGATAAAAAGAATTTGGGCAAACCCTTGCGTAATGGCAACGAGCATTCGCCACTCATTGGCGATCAAACCAAATCTGATCTCGCGAAACCGATCAATGGCACCGGACAAAAGAAACCCTACGACGCGAACGATGTAAAAGATGGTCCCGCCCAACAACAGCCACTGCTGAACGGCAGCAATGGCACATCGCCAAACGATCAAGTGAGCAAAGAGCAGGCGGCACCTGTGACCGAGGCGTCCGCACCACATGAATATCATCCGATAACACCGCGTTACCCCACACCGAAGTCGCCACGTGCCTCCAAATATGCACAATACCCACAAGAGGGTGccgagcacaacaacaacaacaacaacaacaatgatgaCAGTTATCTGCCTTCGTCGCCGAAATTGGGCCGTTACTCGCCAGTGTATTCCCCAGAAACGGGACGCGTCAAAATCAAGCTGACCGAAACACCCCGCCCCAAAACACCAATGTTGGTTACGCGTAGCAAATCGAACGCTGGCGATATCATAACAACGCCTGTAACGGCAACGAACGGCATTGATAACACTCTGACTGTGCCCGGCGTGCATGCGCCCACGGCGACGCTGGTAAATGGCCACTAAACGGTGTGGTGTGGCGCGATGTGTTACGTTGAAAAGTGTGCGACGAGCCGAACACGTGTGCTGCCGTTCGCGTCCAAAACGGTGCTAAACGAACTATAAGCTACgaaattagaataaaaaataaaataaaaacaacaacaaaaaactaacATCTTGTAGCGCAAATTGTATAGCGAAGGACTTTTCTAAAGTGTATACAATTCAGGTAGGAAGAAAGGTTTAAGTAGGCATGCAAGCGTCTAGTTTGTAAGGAAGTGTAAATGGGGCTTACTGACATTGTGGCCGTCTAAAGTTCGTGGTTAAGTAACTGctataagtaaaattttctgcAGTTTCGGCTCGTGCTCGGCATTTGTGCTTTGTTGGCGTTCTTGTGCGAGCTTAGTAtatgtagtacatacatatgttatattataattatcaaCTTACGACACTAACAAACTTTGCACTTTAAAATCGTATACTTTTAAATcacttttatttcttgtttttaattaaattttttttttttgtaaacaaacttttatttgccACTGTAATAAATGTATAACTACTGTGGGGAAAGAGAGAACAAGTGTGCCAAGGAATTGTGCCTTAAAAAAGTTGTTTGCAAATTAAGTAGTAACTGTATATATATCagtcaaacaacaacaacaacaacacaatattATTGAATAAGAAGAAGACATtgttataagtattaaatattttactaaaattgctCAGCAAAATAAGCTTCTAAAGAATATGTTGACATGttcttatatatacaagt
This genomic window contains:
- the wdp gene encoding protein windpipe; this encodes MQPLRTHSRALKLPIVYAALLLLCCLFVESSPAPSKEVISTVNSTTSDNNNYNCPADCQCVLAQNTHTPVLHAKCTSLEGLRLYEAKESSLPIHSLDLSYLNLKRLSHPLEKLPSVTSIDLSHNDLHEFGHLGRRIKKLNLKHNRITSSKLVKLPAHVQVLNLQHNDITYLPLDLTRLSNLMTLELSHNQINCSCETLEVRNWLQERHVFMEHAVTCTYPAEVKGKSWLQVKQSDICEHEKNGRLNDEEDNELMMGDQPVEGSGDQDDEDELGKAFIPIEKASTAKTSVTQLDTVEGSGDLSDVPANLAITTVLPAVESSQEHVTTDAPPLPIEQEEDGDDGSGSGAGILIIPSITRDRMITDDFETPDADDTDDAFDNKPVEEPKPAEQEEHEHKEAADIFGTGMGIFDTDENGVKNTEAQEPVTEEPIVPVVHQNVEAEAVPDVSTEGATNGEPSAILTANVSGEQKDDSNATYFLLGVLGFIVFGLILYVGIKRCKNNSNAAHDAENPRQTELLDMDKKNLGKPLRNGNEHSPLIGDQTKSDLAKPINGTGQKKPYDANDVKDGPAQQQPLLNGSNGTSPNDQVSKEQAAPVTEASAPHEYHPITPRYPTPKSPRASKYAQYPQEGAEHNNNNNNNNDDSYLPSSPKLGRYSPVYSPETGRVKIKLTETPRPKTPMLVTRSKSNAGDIITTPVTATNGIDNTLTVPGVHAPTATLVNGH